One window of the Solanum stenotomum isolate F172 chromosome 11, ASM1918654v1, whole genome shotgun sequence genome contains the following:
- the LOC125844669 gene encoding CRIB domain-containing protein RIC4-like isoform X2, with the protein MRYRMERFVLLPFSVGCISESSVAIGHQQHKSSSIHQPNLIPTKEKEEEEDDEKNLEGENLKNQLGLPKFQKLFKNFKNLSHLFVDKDQMEEEEDEMGMEIGLPTDVKHVTHIGIDGGEVNNSLILNSTKTNWDYLNLKSPNHDLLTQFSSNFSFPNMANHSPNHTSMATSS; encoded by the exons ATGAGGTATAGAATGGAAAGATTTGTGTTACTTCCTTTTTCTGTGGGTTGCATCTCTGAATCAAGTGTTGCAATTGGTCATCAACAGCATAAAAGTTCAAGCATTCATCAACCAAACTTAATCCCAACAA aagagaaggaagaagaggaagatgatgagaaaAACTTGGAGGGTGAAAATTTAAAGAACCAATTAGGCCTTCCCAAATTTCAAAAGCTTTTTAAGAATTTCAAGAACTTGTCTCACTTATTTG tGGACAAGGACCAAATGGAAGAAGAGGAGGACGAAATGGGGATGGAAATAGGATTACCAACAGATGTGAAGCATGTAACACACATTGGAATTGATGGTGGTGAAGTTAATAATTCATTAATCCTTAATTCAACAAAGACTAATTGGGATTATCTTAATCTCAAATCACCTAATCATGATTTACTCACTCAATTCTCTTCTAATTTCTCTTTTCCCAATATGGCTAATCACTCCCCTAATCACACATCTATGGCTACCTCCTCTTAA
- the LOC125844669 gene encoding CRIB domain-containing protein RIC4-like isoform X1, translating to MRYRMERFVLLPFSVGCISESSVAIGHQQHKSSSIHQPNLIPTKMLEEEKEEEEDDEKNLEGENLKNQLGLPKFQKLFKNFKNLSHLFVDKDQMEEEEDEMGMEIGLPTDVKHVTHIGIDGGEVNNSLILNSTKTNWDYLNLKSPNHDLLTQFSSNFSFPNMANHSPNHTSMATSS from the exons ATGAGGTATAGAATGGAAAGATTTGTGTTACTTCCTTTTTCTGTGGGTTGCATCTCTGAATCAAGTGTTGCAATTGGTCATCAACAGCATAAAAGTTCAAGCATTCATCAACCAAACTTAATCCCAACAA AAATGctagaagaagagaaggaagaagaggaagatgatgagaaaAACTTGGAGGGTGAAAATTTAAAGAACCAATTAGGCCTTCCCAAATTTCAAAAGCTTTTTAAGAATTTCAAGAACTTGTCTCACTTATTTG tGGACAAGGACCAAATGGAAGAAGAGGAGGACGAAATGGGGATGGAAATAGGATTACCAACAGATGTGAAGCATGTAACACACATTGGAATTGATGGTGGTGAAGTTAATAATTCATTAATCCTTAATTCAACAAAGACTAATTGGGATTATCTTAATCTCAAATCACCTAATCATGATTTACTCACTCAATTCTCTTCTAATTTCTCTTTTCCCAATATGGCTAATCACTCCCCTAATCACACATCTATGGCTACCTCCTCTTAA
- the LOC125844599 gene encoding GDT1-like protein 3: MGLLSNPKFIWILLLLISIPLISAQEAGDETQIVESGGRFKDLGRRSKIIVEKIKTGAVRGDDPDSIDFVLDVDSNLGTLDALFASLSMILVSEIGDETFIIAALMAMRHPKSIVLSGALSALFVMTILSTGLGRIVPNLISRKHTNSAATVLYLFFGLRLLYIAWRSSDSKASQKKEIEEVEEKLEAGQGKAAFRRFFSRFLTPIFLEAFILTFLAEWGDRSQIATIALATHKNAIGVAIGATIGHTICTSVAVIGGSMLASKISQRTVATIGGLLFLGFSLSSYFYPPL, encoded by the exons ATGGGTTTGCTTTCAAACCCCAAATTTATATGGATCTTGTTACTTCTCATCAGTATCCCTTTGATTTCGGCTCAG GAAGCTGGGGATGAAACTCAAATTGTTGAGTCAGGGGGAAGGTTCAAAGATCTGGGGAGGCGGAGTAAA ATTATAGTCGAGAAAATTAAGACTGGTGCTGTGAGGGGTGACGATCCAGATTCTATTGATTTTGTTCTGGACGTGGACTCTAATCTTGGCACTCTTGATGCCTTATTTGCTAGTTTGTCAATGATTCTTGTCAGCGAG ATTGGTGATGAGACATTTATAATAGCAGCTCTGATGGCAATGCGTCACCCCAAATCAATCGTTTTATCTGGTGCGCTCAGCGCCTTGTTTGTTATGACC ATACTTTCTACCGGGCTTGGGAGGATAGTGCCAAATCTGATATCAAGGAAGCATACAAATAGTGCCGCTACAG TTCTCTATCTCTTTTTCGGACTTCGACTTCTCTACATTGCATGGAGATCATCAGATTCAAAGGCTTCGCAGAAAAAGGAAATAGAGGAA GTGGAAGAGAAACTTGAAGCTGGACAGGGGAAAGCAGCTTTCAGGCGATTCTTTTCTAGATTCCTTACACCCATATTTTTGGAG GCCTTTATCTTGACCTTTCTGGCAGAGTGGGGAGACCGTAGCCAGATAGCAACAATTGCT CTAGCTACACACAAAAACGCAATTGGAGTTGCTATTGGGGCAACAATAGGACACACTATATGTACTTCAGTGGCAGTGATAGGTGGAAGCATGCTTGCATCCAAAATCTCACAACGAACAGTAGCTACAATCGGAGGCCTACTTTTCCTCGGGTTTTCCTTGTCATCGTATTTCTATCCACCTCTATGA
- the LOC125843748 gene encoding zinc finger CCCH domain-containing protein ZFN-like isoform X1: MDFDAGISLSVTEGPSSLSPSLDQDTLWQMNLRSRDSIESGHYPVREGEPDCSYYIRTGLCRFGSTCRFNHPPNRKLAIATARMKGEYPERIGQPECQYFLKTGTCKFGATCKFHHPKDKAGIAGRVTLNVLGYPLRPNESECAYYMRTGQCKFGSTCKFHHPQPSNMMVSLRGSPVYPPVPSATTPGQLSYPLSRGSFIPGARWQGPSGYTPLIVPQGVVSVPGFAYSGQMGSVSSPEGQGQTAGNNQVYGTSRSSDPATMGSQGVTSPYRQTSGPMGYYALQGENVFPERPGQPECQFYMKTGDCKFGAVCRFHHPRERLIPPPDCLLSPIGLPLRPGEPLCIFYSRYGICKFGPSCKFDHPMTVFTYSIAASSTTDAPTVQRLLGSSSGTSALNMTSEGLVEAVSTKPRRLSLSETRKMPSGDNNIDREG; the protein is encoded by the exons atggATTTTGATGCCGGAATTTCCTTGTCTGTGACTGAAGGACCTTCCTCTTTGTCACCGTCTCTCGACCAAG ACACTTTGTGGCAGATGAATTTGAGATCAAGGGATTCAATTGAGTCGGGACATTATCCTGTCCGTGAAGGCGAACCAGATTGTTCCTACTACATCAGAACTGGTCTCTGTAGGTTTGGATCAACTTGCCGGTTCAACCATCCTCCTAATAGGAAGCTG GCCATCGCCACTGCAAGGATGAAAGGAGAGTATCCAGAAAGAATAGGACAACCAGAATGCCAG TACTTCTTGAAAACGGGAACTTGCAAATTTGGAGCCACTTGCAAATTTCACCATCCTAAAGACAAGGCTGGGATTGCTGGAAGAGTTACCCTAAATGTCTTGGGCTATCCACTTCGCCCG AATGAGTCTGAATGTGCTTATTACATGAGAACTGGACAGTGCAAGTTTGGAAGTACCTGTAAATTTCACCATCCCCAACCTTCTAACATGATGGTCTCCTTACGTGGTTCTCCTGTTTATCCTCCCGTTCCTTCTGCAACAACTCCTGGTCAGCTGTCCTATCCCTTGTCTAGAGGTTCTTTTATCCCTGGTGCACGCTGGCAAGGTCCTTCAGGTTACACTCCATTGATAGTGCCTCAGGGAGTAGTATCAGTTCCAGGATTTGCATACAGT GGTCAGATGGGCTCAGTTTCTTCTCCTGAGGGCCAGGGACAGACAGCTGGAAATAACCAGGTCTATGGAACTTCACGATCCAGTGATCCAGCGACCATGGGATCCCAAGGAGTCACTTCCCCATATCGTCAAACTTCTGGTCCTATGGGGTACTATGCATTGCAAGGGGAGAATGTCTTCCCTGAACGACCTGGACAGCCTGAATGCCAGTTTTACATGAAGACCGGAGACTGCAAGTTTGGTGCTGTTTGTAGATTCCATCATCCAAGGGAAAGGCTTATTCCTCCTCCTGATTGTCTGCTAAGTCCCATTGGACTTCCTTTACGCCCT GGAGAACCATTGTGTATTTTCTATTCCAGATATGGGATCTGCAAATTTGGCCCAAGTTGCAAGTTTGATCACCCAATGACGGTTTTCACTTATAGTATCGCAGCATCATCAACTACTGATGCTCCTACAGTTCAGCGTCTATTGGGTTCATCATCAGGAACCAGTGCATTGAACATGACTTCAGAAGGGCTTGTTGAAGCAGTTTCAACGAAGCCCAGGCGACTGTCACTCTCAGAAACAAGAAAGATGCCGTCTGGTGATAATAACATTGACAGAGAAGGGTGA
- the LOC125843748 gene encoding zinc finger CCCH domain-containing protein ZFN-like isoform X2 produces MKGEYPERIGQPECQYFLKTGTCKFGATCKFHHPKDKAGIAGRVTLNVLGYPLRPNESECAYYMRTGQCKFGSTCKFHHPQPSNMMVSLRGSPVYPPVPSATTPGQLSYPLSRGSFIPGARWQGPSGYTPLIVPQGVVSVPGFAYSGQMGSVSSPEGQGQTAGNNQVYGTSRSSDPATMGSQGVTSPYRQTSGPMGYYALQGENVFPERPGQPECQFYMKTGDCKFGAVCRFHHPRERLIPPPDCLLSPIGLPLRPGEPLCIFYSRYGICKFGPSCKFDHPMTVFTYSIAASSTTDAPTVQRLLGSSSGTSALNMTSEGLVEAVSTKPRRLSLSETRKMPSGDNNIDREG; encoded by the exons ATGAAAGGAGAGTATCCAGAAAGAATAGGACAACCAGAATGCCAG TACTTCTTGAAAACGGGAACTTGCAAATTTGGAGCCACTTGCAAATTTCACCATCCTAAAGACAAGGCTGGGATTGCTGGAAGAGTTACCCTAAATGTCTTGGGCTATCCACTTCGCCCG AATGAGTCTGAATGTGCTTATTACATGAGAACTGGACAGTGCAAGTTTGGAAGTACCTGTAAATTTCACCATCCCCAACCTTCTAACATGATGGTCTCCTTACGTGGTTCTCCTGTTTATCCTCCCGTTCCTTCTGCAACAACTCCTGGTCAGCTGTCCTATCCCTTGTCTAGAGGTTCTTTTATCCCTGGTGCACGCTGGCAAGGTCCTTCAGGTTACACTCCATTGATAGTGCCTCAGGGAGTAGTATCAGTTCCAGGATTTGCATACAGT GGTCAGATGGGCTCAGTTTCTTCTCCTGAGGGCCAGGGACAGACAGCTGGAAATAACCAGGTCTATGGAACTTCACGATCCAGTGATCCAGCGACCATGGGATCCCAAGGAGTCACTTCCCCATATCGTCAAACTTCTGGTCCTATGGGGTACTATGCATTGCAAGGGGAGAATGTCTTCCCTGAACGACCTGGACAGCCTGAATGCCAGTTTTACATGAAGACCGGAGACTGCAAGTTTGGTGCTGTTTGTAGATTCCATCATCCAAGGGAAAGGCTTATTCCTCCTCCTGATTGTCTGCTAAGTCCCATTGGACTTCCTTTACGCCCT GGAGAACCATTGTGTATTTTCTATTCCAGATATGGGATCTGCAAATTTGGCCCAAGTTGCAAGTTTGATCACCCAATGACGGTTTTCACTTATAGTATCGCAGCATCATCAACTACTGATGCTCCTACAGTTCAGCGTCTATTGGGTTCATCATCAGGAACCAGTGCATTGAACATGACTTCAGAAGGGCTTGTTGAAGCAGTTTCAACGAAGCCCAGGCGACTGTCACTCTCAGAAACAAGAAAGATGCCGTCTGGTGATAATAACATTGACAGAGAAGGGTGA
- the LOC125845179 gene encoding uncharacterized protein LOC125845179: protein MSGTVSGVLFPFLFFVLVMSTHVAPISQAKGSEMVPLIEPGKAEKMMIMLNNTRRKLGSFQICALCTCCGGAKAVCLPTPCCYAINCNIPNRPFGYCSFTPKTCNCFGCHY, encoded by the exons atgTCTGGTACTGTTAGTGGGGTTCTTTTCCCCTTTCTATTCTTTGTGTTAGTTATGAGTACTCATGTTGCCCCAATTTCTCAA GCAAAAGGGTCTGAGATGGTGCCTCTAATTGAGCCAGGGAAGGCAGAGAAAATGATGATTATGCTGAATAACACAAGGAGGAAGCTTGGGAGTTTTCAGATTTGTGCACTTTGCACTTGCTGTGGTGGGGCTAAAGCAGTATGCTTGCCTACTCCTTGTTGCTATGCTATCAATTGCAACATACCAAACAGGCCTTTTGGTTACTGTTCTTTCACTCCCAAAACTTGTAATTGTTTTGGATGCCATTACTAA